One segment of Scyliorhinus torazame isolate Kashiwa2021f chromosome 14, sScyTor2.1, whole genome shotgun sequence DNA contains the following:
- the per2 gene encoding period circadian protein homolog 2 isoform X1 — MATYLKSGFQEAELVLHSRGANIQDQAQDQGVQQLPDDVEMKSSSGTDSNGNEFSESSSSSASQNGKDSALLLDSLESSKSINTKKRKRRFDEIYIRNKRLPFMPLSFENINPTASSNSQSLSLHSSSNGFSLISASSEQDNPSTSGCSSDQSAKAKKQKELIKALSVLKRHLPSDKTTKGKSRTLSTLKYALRCIKQVGANEEYYKFLMNDDSEPSNLSMNSFTVDEVENITSEYTLKNADIFAVTVSLITGHIVYISDQASSILNCNKDVFKNVKFTELLAPQDVGVFYSFTKPSQLPPWSVRTAADSSPPDCMEEKSFFCRISGDRQRDHSIHYYPFRMTTYLTKVRASEDDDDQLCCLLLAERVHSGYEAPRIPHDKRIFTTTHTPSCVFQDVDERAVPLMGYLPQDLIGTSVLMHLHPDDRALMLGIHKKILKHAGQPFEHSPLRFCSQNGEYITIDTSWSSFVNPWSRKVSFIIGRHKVRTGPLNEDVFASPGSTEVKTLHPEIQTITEQIRQLLLQPVYNNGSSGYGSLGSNGSYAQFMSVASSSDSNGNINEESRWDKPMTFQKICKDVHLVKNQGQTVFIDSRGKNESKRRHKTVTQQKETNNQIKDVKASSSKGAAPGSAVKNMLLDDSRCKKQPVYCYQQVNCLDSVIRYLDSYNIPSTLKRKCESSSASDDDKEKTHSMQVSKEASPLPPQSVRVPFKAAKEVPIGAVVGTSLAPLSLPRKAASVTSQCSYSSTIVHVGDKKLQADAEILLEDGLGIADPAENMASTALVTTVPSMNQEKEPYRKLGLTKEVLAAHTQKEEQIFLSKFKELRKLNTFEPSGKSYLQDQCKGCSGDCGSQGFKAGWNHAEPVYKKGGKNKKLKSKRIKQQELSDSTASRTNHRKLPSWHPSAVSQSRYSAIPFTTVMPPYQLSVFSAHGGMPPVTDPSLHNFENTQGVHCTTQPPPYSAPLVTPMVAFVLPHYMLPQMTDAVHQPFFAGQPSFPSQSAFLPQTPFSAQTSFQSQPQFASQHYGPTAEGEKAPAPESRGAPSCCCTPQSGGPHGPTSPPLFQSRCSSPLQLNLLQLEEMPKSSEGIAFVGIVGGSGSMADGGGMSNSANVANVDIVAKDEAELTVSPAEAQNSDAHSTSTDLLDLLLQDSLSGSAGSGSARSTASGSSGSPSNGCGMSGTDTGSSHLSNTSKYFGSIDSSENDHKSKLRKAKKIDHFTNCVLKDPVWLSMANTDERTMMTYQLPSRDIETILKEDREKLKMMQRNQPKFTEDQKKELSEVFPWFKTNMLPKTIDITELVCWEKNESQSNSTTFDAEIHNLELNGLIDQSHNVGYQPLNFATEEQKHAEIATNSLETATSTFGNSAS; from the exons ATGGCCACTTATTTGAAATCTGGGTTCCAAGAGGCTGAGTTGGTCCTGCATTCACGTGGTGCCAATATTCAGGATCAAGCACAAGATCAGGGAGTGCAGCAGTTGCCTGATGATGTGGAGATGAAAAGCTCAAGTGGGACTGATTCaaatgggaatgaattttccgagagctCGAGCAGTAGCGCCAGCCAAAATGGAAAAGATTCAGCTTTACTCTTGGATTCATTGGAGAGCAGCAAAAG TATTAATACAAAGAAAAGAAAACGAAGATTTGATGAAATATATATCCGAAATAAGAGGCTTCCTTTCATGCCTCTCTCATTTGAAAATATTAATCCTACTGCCAG TTCCAATTCCCAGAGCCTGTCACTTCACAGCAGCTCAAATGGTTTCAGTCTCATTAGTGCTAGCTCGGAACAAGACAATCCTTCAACAAGTGGTTGCAG TAGCGATCAATCTGCTAAAGCAAAGAAACAGAAAGAGTTAATTAAAGCACTGAGTGTCTTAAAAAGGCATCTGCCATCTGATAAGACGACAAAAGGAAAATCCAGAACACTTTCTACGCTGAAGTATGCACTGCGATGTATCAAACAAGTCGGAG CTAATGAAGAATACTACAAATTTCTAATGAACGACGACTCTGAACCAAGCAATTTGAGTATGAACTCCTTCACAGTTGATGAGGTGGAGAACATCACTTCTGAATACACCTTGAAAAATGCT GATATCTTTGCCGTGACTGTTTCCCTTATCACGGGGCACATCGTATACATCTCTGACCAAGCCTCCTCCATTCTAAATTGCAATAAGGATGTCTTCAAAAATGTAAAGTTCACGGAGCTTCTTGCACCACAGGATGTTGGTGTTTTCTACAGCTTTACAAAGCCATCACAACTGCCTCCGTGGAGTGTGCGCACAGCTGCTG ATTCATCACCTCCAGACTGTATGGAAGAGAAGTCTTTCTTTTGCCGTATCAG TGGAGACCGGCAGCGAGATCACAGCATCCATTACTATCCCTTTCGTATGACTACTTATCTAACAAAGGTACGGGCATCTGAAGATGATGATGACCAACTGTGCTGTCTGTTGCTTGCTGAAAGAGTGCACTCAGGCTATGAAG CACCAAGAATTCCTCACGATAAGAGGATTTTTACCACTACTCACACACCCAGCTGCGTATTCCAGGATGTTGATGAAAG GGCTGTTCCTCTGATGGGTTACTTACCTCAAGACCTCATAGGAACGTCTGTCCTGATGCATCTGCACCCAGATGATCGAGCTTTGATGCTAGGCATCCATAAGAAGA TACTGAAACATGCGGGACAACCTTTTGAACATTCACCTCTCCGATTCTGCTCTCAGAATGGTGAATATATCACCATTGACACCAGTTGGTCAAGCTTTGTTAATCCATGGAGTAGAAAAGTATCCTTCATAATTGGAAGGCACAAAGTCAGaac GGGTCCTTTGAATGAAGATGTATTTGCTAGTCCAGGATCTACTGAAGTGAAGACACTCCATCCTGAAATACAGACCATCACTGAGCAGATTCGTCAGCTCTTGCTACAG CCAGTTTACAACAACGGTTCCAGTGGATATGGAAGTTTGGGGAGTAATGGATCTTATGCACAATTCATGAGTGTAGCCTCGTCCAGTGATAGTAATGGCAACATCAATGAAGAGAGCCGCTGGGACAAACCT ATGACATTTCAGAAAATTTGTAAGGATGTGCATTTGGTCAAAAATCAAGGACAAACCGTATTCATTGACAGCAGAGGAAAGAATGAATCGAAGCGCAGACACAAAACAG TAACACAACAAAAAGAGACTAACAATCAAATCAAAGACGTTAAAGCCAGCTCATCCAAGGGTGCTGCACCTGGCAGTGCCGTAAAAAACATGCTCCTGGATGATTCGAGATGCAAGAAACAGCCAGTATATTGTTACCAGCAAGTCAACTGCTTGGACAGCGTAATAAG ATATTTGGACAGCTACAATATTCCAAGCACTCTGAAAAGGAAGTGTGAGTCTTCATCAGCATCTGACGATGATAAAGAAAAAACTCATAGCATGCAGGTGTCTAAAG AAGCATCACCATTGCCACCTCAGTCTGTGCGAGTTCCATTTAAGGCTGCAAAAGAGGTGCCCATTGGAGCTGTTGTTGGTACATCCCTTGCTCCACTCTCCTTGCCACGAAAGGCAGCAAGTGTCACCAGCCAGTGCAGTTACAGTAGCACTATTGTCCATGTGGGAGACAAGAAACTGCAGGCAGATGCAG AAATTCTGTTGGAGGATGGTCTTGGTATTGCTGATCCTGCAGAGAACATGGCATCTACTGCACTGGTCACCACCGTGCCTTCTATGAACCAGGAAAAGGAACCATACAGGAAACTTGGCCTCACCAAAGAAGTTTTAGCTGCTCATACACAAAAAGAAGAGCAGATATTCTTGAGCAAGTTCAAGGAGCTGAGAAAACTAAACACGTTTGAACCTTCTGGAAAATCGTATTTACAGGATCAGTGCAAAGGATGTTCAGGAGATTGTG GCTCTCAAGGATTTAAAGCTGGATGGAATCATGCAGAACCGGTGTACAAAAAAGGCGGGAAGAATAAGAAGCTTAAATCAAAACGCATCAAGCAGCAAGAATTGTCTGACAGTACCGCATCTCGCACTAACCATCGTAAACTACCCTCCTGGCACCCATCTGCTGTCTCACAGAGTAGATATTCAGCTATACCATTTACAACAGTCATGCCACCCTATCAGCTGTCTGTATTTTCTGCACATGGAGGCATGCCTCCTGTCACTGACCCATCTCTGCACAACTTTGAAAATACTCAGGGTGTCCATTGCACCACTCAGCCTCCACCGTACTCCGCACCCCTTGTGACTCCTATGGTGGCTTTCGTGCTCCCTCATTACATGCTGCCTCAGATGACCGACGCTGTGCACCAGCCATTTTTTGCAGGTCAGCCCTCGTTCCCTTCGCAATCGGCCTTTTTGCCGCAAACTCCATTTTCTGCACAGACTTCATTCCAGTCTCAGCCGCAGTTTGCATCACAACATTATGGTCCAACAGCAGAAGGTGAGAAGGCACCTGCCCCAGAGTCTCGAGGTGCCCCATCGTGTTGCTGTACTCCACAATCAGGAGGACCACATGGCCCCACTTCCCCTCCGTTGTTCCAGTCTAGGTGCAGCTCACCTTTGCAGTTGAATCTGCTACAGTTGGAAGAAATGCCCAAATCATCCGAAGGAATTGCATTTGTTGGAATCGTAGGTGGAAGTGGATCGATGGCTGATGGAGGAGGGATGAGCAACAGTGCCAATGTTGCAAATGTGGACATTGTGGCAAAGGATGAAGCAGAATTG actgtGTCACCTGCCGAAGCCCAGAACAGTGATGCTCACTCCACTTCCACTGACCTATTAGATCTGCTACTTCAGGATTCTCTATCTGGCTCAGCAGGCTCAGGGAGTGCCAGATCAACAGCCTCGGGCTCTTCAGGCTCTCCATCTAATGGGTGTGGAATGTCAGGAACTGACACAG GAAGCAGCCATCTAAGCAACACCAGCAAGTATTTTGGAAGCATTGACTCCTCAGAAAATGACCACAAGTCAAAACTAAGAAAAGCCAAGAAGATTGATCACTTCACCAACTGTGTACTGAAGGACCCAGTCTGGTTATCAATGGCAAATACAGATGAGAGAACCATGATGACCTACCAACTTCCATCAAG GGACATTGAAACAATTCTAAAGGAGGACAGAGAGAAGCTGAAAATGATGCAGAGAAACCAACCCAAATTTACAGAGGACCAAAAGAAAGAGCTTTCTGAAGTCTTTCCCTGGTTTAAGACAAATATGCTACCAAAGACCATCGATATCACA GAGTTGGTTTGCTGGGAGAAAAATGAGTCCCAAAGCAACTCGACAACATTTGACGCAGAAATCCATAATCTAGAATTGAATGGATTGATTGACCAGAGCCACAATGTTGGCTACCAGCCCTTGAACTTTGCAACCGAAGAGCAAAAACATGCAGAAATAGCAACCAATAGTCTGGAAACAGCAACAAGCACATTTGGAAACTCTGCAAGCTGA
- the per2 gene encoding period circadian protein homolog 2 isoform X2, which produces MATYLKSGFQEAELVLHSRGANIQDQAQDQGVQQLPDDVEMKSSSGTDSNGNEFSESSSSSASQNGKDSALLLDSLESSKSSNSQSLSLHSSSNGFSLISASSEQDNPSTSGCSSDQSAKAKKQKELIKALSVLKRHLPSDKTTKGKSRTLSTLKYALRCIKQVGANEEYYKFLMNDDSEPSNLSMNSFTVDEVENITSEYTLKNADIFAVTVSLITGHIVYISDQASSILNCNKDVFKNVKFTELLAPQDVGVFYSFTKPSQLPPWSVRTAADSSPPDCMEEKSFFCRISGDRQRDHSIHYYPFRMTTYLTKVRASEDDDDQLCCLLLAERVHSGYEAPRIPHDKRIFTTTHTPSCVFQDVDERAVPLMGYLPQDLIGTSVLMHLHPDDRALMLGIHKKILKHAGQPFEHSPLRFCSQNGEYITIDTSWSSFVNPWSRKVSFIIGRHKVRTGPLNEDVFASPGSTEVKTLHPEIQTITEQIRQLLLQPVYNNGSSGYGSLGSNGSYAQFMSVASSSDSNGNINEESRWDKPMTFQKICKDVHLVKNQGQTVFIDSRGKNESKRRHKTVTQQKETNNQIKDVKASSSKGAAPGSAVKNMLLDDSRCKKQPVYCYQQVNCLDSVIRYLDSYNIPSTLKRKCESSSASDDDKEKTHSMQVSKEASPLPPQSVRVPFKAAKEVPIGAVVGTSLAPLSLPRKAASVTSQCSYSSTIVHVGDKKLQADAEILLEDGLGIADPAENMASTALVTTVPSMNQEKEPYRKLGLTKEVLAAHTQKEEQIFLSKFKELRKLNTFEPSGKSYLQDQCKGCSGDCGSQGFKAGWNHAEPVYKKGGKNKKLKSKRIKQQELSDSTASRTNHRKLPSWHPSAVSQSRYSAIPFTTVMPPYQLSVFSAHGGMPPVTDPSLHNFENTQGVHCTTQPPPYSAPLVTPMVAFVLPHYMLPQMTDAVHQPFFAGQPSFPSQSAFLPQTPFSAQTSFQSQPQFASQHYGPTAEGEKAPAPESRGAPSCCCTPQSGGPHGPTSPPLFQSRCSSPLQLNLLQLEEMPKSSEGIAFVGIVGGSGSMADGGGMSNSANVANVDIVAKDEAELTVSPAEAQNSDAHSTSTDLLDLLLQDSLSGSAGSGSARSTASGSSGSPSNGCGMSGTDTGSSHLSNTSKYFGSIDSSENDHKSKLRKAKKIDHFTNCVLKDPVWLSMANTDERTMMTYQLPSRDIETILKEDREKLKMMQRNQPKFTEDQKKELSEVFPWFKTNMLPKTIDITELVCWEKNESQSNSTTFDAEIHNLELNGLIDQSHNVGYQPLNFATEEQKHAEIATNSLETATSTFGNSAS; this is translated from the exons ATGGCCACTTATTTGAAATCTGGGTTCCAAGAGGCTGAGTTGGTCCTGCATTCACGTGGTGCCAATATTCAGGATCAAGCACAAGATCAGGGAGTGCAGCAGTTGCCTGATGATGTGGAGATGAAAAGCTCAAGTGGGACTGATTCaaatgggaatgaattttccgagagctCGAGCAGTAGCGCCAGCCAAAATGGAAAAGATTCAGCTTTACTCTTGGATTCATTGGAGAGCAGCAAAAG TTCCAATTCCCAGAGCCTGTCACTTCACAGCAGCTCAAATGGTTTCAGTCTCATTAGTGCTAGCTCGGAACAAGACAATCCTTCAACAAGTGGTTGCAG TAGCGATCAATCTGCTAAAGCAAAGAAACAGAAAGAGTTAATTAAAGCACTGAGTGTCTTAAAAAGGCATCTGCCATCTGATAAGACGACAAAAGGAAAATCCAGAACACTTTCTACGCTGAAGTATGCACTGCGATGTATCAAACAAGTCGGAG CTAATGAAGAATACTACAAATTTCTAATGAACGACGACTCTGAACCAAGCAATTTGAGTATGAACTCCTTCACAGTTGATGAGGTGGAGAACATCACTTCTGAATACACCTTGAAAAATGCT GATATCTTTGCCGTGACTGTTTCCCTTATCACGGGGCACATCGTATACATCTCTGACCAAGCCTCCTCCATTCTAAATTGCAATAAGGATGTCTTCAAAAATGTAAAGTTCACGGAGCTTCTTGCACCACAGGATGTTGGTGTTTTCTACAGCTTTACAAAGCCATCACAACTGCCTCCGTGGAGTGTGCGCACAGCTGCTG ATTCATCACCTCCAGACTGTATGGAAGAGAAGTCTTTCTTTTGCCGTATCAG TGGAGACCGGCAGCGAGATCACAGCATCCATTACTATCCCTTTCGTATGACTACTTATCTAACAAAGGTACGGGCATCTGAAGATGATGATGACCAACTGTGCTGTCTGTTGCTTGCTGAAAGAGTGCACTCAGGCTATGAAG CACCAAGAATTCCTCACGATAAGAGGATTTTTACCACTACTCACACACCCAGCTGCGTATTCCAGGATGTTGATGAAAG GGCTGTTCCTCTGATGGGTTACTTACCTCAAGACCTCATAGGAACGTCTGTCCTGATGCATCTGCACCCAGATGATCGAGCTTTGATGCTAGGCATCCATAAGAAGA TACTGAAACATGCGGGACAACCTTTTGAACATTCACCTCTCCGATTCTGCTCTCAGAATGGTGAATATATCACCATTGACACCAGTTGGTCAAGCTTTGTTAATCCATGGAGTAGAAAAGTATCCTTCATAATTGGAAGGCACAAAGTCAGaac GGGTCCTTTGAATGAAGATGTATTTGCTAGTCCAGGATCTACTGAAGTGAAGACACTCCATCCTGAAATACAGACCATCACTGAGCAGATTCGTCAGCTCTTGCTACAG CCAGTTTACAACAACGGTTCCAGTGGATATGGAAGTTTGGGGAGTAATGGATCTTATGCACAATTCATGAGTGTAGCCTCGTCCAGTGATAGTAATGGCAACATCAATGAAGAGAGCCGCTGGGACAAACCT ATGACATTTCAGAAAATTTGTAAGGATGTGCATTTGGTCAAAAATCAAGGACAAACCGTATTCATTGACAGCAGAGGAAAGAATGAATCGAAGCGCAGACACAAAACAG TAACACAACAAAAAGAGACTAACAATCAAATCAAAGACGTTAAAGCCAGCTCATCCAAGGGTGCTGCACCTGGCAGTGCCGTAAAAAACATGCTCCTGGATGATTCGAGATGCAAGAAACAGCCAGTATATTGTTACCAGCAAGTCAACTGCTTGGACAGCGTAATAAG ATATTTGGACAGCTACAATATTCCAAGCACTCTGAAAAGGAAGTGTGAGTCTTCATCAGCATCTGACGATGATAAAGAAAAAACTCATAGCATGCAGGTGTCTAAAG AAGCATCACCATTGCCACCTCAGTCTGTGCGAGTTCCATTTAAGGCTGCAAAAGAGGTGCCCATTGGAGCTGTTGTTGGTACATCCCTTGCTCCACTCTCCTTGCCACGAAAGGCAGCAAGTGTCACCAGCCAGTGCAGTTACAGTAGCACTATTGTCCATGTGGGAGACAAGAAACTGCAGGCAGATGCAG AAATTCTGTTGGAGGATGGTCTTGGTATTGCTGATCCTGCAGAGAACATGGCATCTACTGCACTGGTCACCACCGTGCCTTCTATGAACCAGGAAAAGGAACCATACAGGAAACTTGGCCTCACCAAAGAAGTTTTAGCTGCTCATACACAAAAAGAAGAGCAGATATTCTTGAGCAAGTTCAAGGAGCTGAGAAAACTAAACACGTTTGAACCTTCTGGAAAATCGTATTTACAGGATCAGTGCAAAGGATGTTCAGGAGATTGTG GCTCTCAAGGATTTAAAGCTGGATGGAATCATGCAGAACCGGTGTACAAAAAAGGCGGGAAGAATAAGAAGCTTAAATCAAAACGCATCAAGCAGCAAGAATTGTCTGACAGTACCGCATCTCGCACTAACCATCGTAAACTACCCTCCTGGCACCCATCTGCTGTCTCACAGAGTAGATATTCAGCTATACCATTTACAACAGTCATGCCACCCTATCAGCTGTCTGTATTTTCTGCACATGGAGGCATGCCTCCTGTCACTGACCCATCTCTGCACAACTTTGAAAATACTCAGGGTGTCCATTGCACCACTCAGCCTCCACCGTACTCCGCACCCCTTGTGACTCCTATGGTGGCTTTCGTGCTCCCTCATTACATGCTGCCTCAGATGACCGACGCTGTGCACCAGCCATTTTTTGCAGGTCAGCCCTCGTTCCCTTCGCAATCGGCCTTTTTGCCGCAAACTCCATTTTCTGCACAGACTTCATTCCAGTCTCAGCCGCAGTTTGCATCACAACATTATGGTCCAACAGCAGAAGGTGAGAAGGCACCTGCCCCAGAGTCTCGAGGTGCCCCATCGTGTTGCTGTACTCCACAATCAGGAGGACCACATGGCCCCACTTCCCCTCCGTTGTTCCAGTCTAGGTGCAGCTCACCTTTGCAGTTGAATCTGCTACAGTTGGAAGAAATGCCCAAATCATCCGAAGGAATTGCATTTGTTGGAATCGTAGGTGGAAGTGGATCGATGGCTGATGGAGGAGGGATGAGCAACAGTGCCAATGTTGCAAATGTGGACATTGTGGCAAAGGATGAAGCAGAATTG actgtGTCACCTGCCGAAGCCCAGAACAGTGATGCTCACTCCACTTCCACTGACCTATTAGATCTGCTACTTCAGGATTCTCTATCTGGCTCAGCAGGCTCAGGGAGTGCCAGATCAACAGCCTCGGGCTCTTCAGGCTCTCCATCTAATGGGTGTGGAATGTCAGGAACTGACACAG GAAGCAGCCATCTAAGCAACACCAGCAAGTATTTTGGAAGCATTGACTCCTCAGAAAATGACCACAAGTCAAAACTAAGAAAAGCCAAGAAGATTGATCACTTCACCAACTGTGTACTGAAGGACCCAGTCTGGTTATCAATGGCAAATACAGATGAGAGAACCATGATGACCTACCAACTTCCATCAAG GGACATTGAAACAATTCTAAAGGAGGACAGAGAGAAGCTGAAAATGATGCAGAGAAACCAACCCAAATTTACAGAGGACCAAAAGAAAGAGCTTTCTGAAGTCTTTCCCTGGTTTAAGACAAATATGCTACCAAAGACCATCGATATCACA GAGTTGGTTTGCTGGGAGAAAAATGAGTCCCAAAGCAACTCGACAACATTTGACGCAGAAATCCATAATCTAGAATTGAATGGATTGATTGACCAGAGCCACAATGTTGGCTACCAGCCCTTGAACTTTGCAACCGAAGAGCAAAAACATGCAGAAATAGCAACCAATAGTCTGGAAACAGCAACAAGCACATTTGGAAACTCTGCAAGCTGA